Within Carassius gibelio isolate Cgi1373 ecotype wild population from Czech Republic chromosome A16, carGib1.2-hapl.c, whole genome shotgun sequence, the genomic segment TCGTGTCGTCTGGCtcttaaaatgtttaaacttgcaaagcttaaatgagtttagtttaaacaccgatatcaacgtgtgctgttcaggtctcatcCGTGCGCCTGCGCTATCAGCACCTGGGTGATGACTGAATAAATGACAGCTCATATTCCTCCATATGGCATTCACATTGAACAAAAGTAATTAGTttgtccaaggttttttttttctctctctctttttttcatcgctgttgttgtaatgtctgggaagccagaatacGCTCCCTTCAACAAAATCAAATATTAGCTTAACCCTGTTTCTTTTACGTGTTATTTATAGTAAACCATATTACAGacgctttgtcagatttaagttgaaccgcaGTCCCAGAGCATGCCGAAACGTGTGTGGAAAACTGAATGGttcgattattattatttatttttttcagtgaaccgtcCCACCCCTAATGGGTAAATGGTAACCTatccattacattttcatctgttTTGCTGGGTTAATGATAAGGTGGATGTTAGCTTGTAAAAAATGTTTAAGGTAAATCAGATTTTAATGTATCAACTGGGGTTTGAAATGTGtcgtatatttatatttatgtcatCTTCTAGCTAAGCTGGGCCAAGAGGACAGCTTGGCTTGAAGGAACAATTGGAGGTCCTGGTAGACCTATCAGCAAACCCAGAGGCAAACTGCCAGCCAGTTGGTCCCAGAAAGTGCAGCAGAACCCAACAGATCCCATCAAGATCCCAAAAAAGAGAGGCCCTAAACCTGGAAGCAAGGTGTGATTCTTCAGCAGAATAATGTTAGAAACTAATATTAGAAATCTAAGTGATGACTATTATTTAAACAgaccatgtttatttttatacagaGAAAACCCCGATTGGGACCTAACCCTATGCCCACCTCGCCAAGCAGCAGCACTCCAGAGCCAGACACCAGCTCAGTTCCGCTGGACAATGCCACCATTCCCAGTGCTGCCCTTCAGGCCCCTACAGGTACTATAAGTGTCTCAGATCTTTtcccaaataaatatttcagtccaTGTCATGGCGTATCTTTGCTAACATCTTCCCTGCATTTATTTGCGTGTCTTAGTATGTGTGTATCTGAATAAGTACGGGAAAGTGGGTCCCCATCTGGATGCACGCCGTGTCCAGTCACTGCCAGATCACTTTGGGCCGGGCCGAGCTTCCTCTGTGCTGCAGCAGTGTGTTCAGGCCTGTGTTGACTGCGCACATAACCAGGGCTCGGTCTTTTCCTGCCTCAAACCAGGCCATGGAGGAGAGCTCATATCTGGTCAGCATGCACAGACCCTCACAAAGCTAATACAAATTTACTGAGAGCCTCAAAAGTGTATCGACTACTTGTCAGTGCTGCacaatttggtgaaaatatctaattgcaattataataataatgttattacaaatgaaaaattttaaacaaaacaagaaactTCCCTATTGAGATATTCCACTGTAAGAAACCTATTTAAGATGAAATCATTTTATTCTACAGTACTTATATACGTTTGTATGGCATACAGTGTTGCACTTCACTCTGAAACGCattgcacatatatatatttttaattcagtttcagcctttGCAATTTTAAACCATATTGCAAATTtggtataatataaattaatcttGCAGACCTTAGTTTAGTGATCGTAGACAACAGTGACCACTGAATTAATGGCCATTTGACTTTTACAGCCTACTTTGAGCAGCAGCACCACACTCTAACACTGCCGGCAGTGAACAGTGTGACGTATGTGCTGCGCTTCCTCGAGAAACTCTGTCACAACCTGCACTGTGACCCATTGTTCGGCAGCCAGCCCGTCCCTGTGGGAGGAGTTCATTATGACAGTCGGATGTACACAGGTCAGCGCTAATGTGTACAAAGACATCTACTGCCGCTCATTACTATATCTTGTGCATTCTTTGATGTTACCATTGTATAGATATTAAAAGAGAGCCTTGTGTGTGCTGTAGAGAGGAGAAACTTTACTGAAAGTCTGAGTTCTGGACCTGTTCGGGGCGCTAAGAGATTCCTCCAACATGATGCTTACAACAGCAATTCTGCACCGCACAAAATAGCTAAAAACCACCGTCTCTCCTCAGAAGGTAATCCACACGGTTCGACTGCTAAAACAGCATTCAATTAGTGAACTCTAATGTCTTTTGGCTCTCTTCGCACATGTTAAATGGGGTGTTTTTGTATCATTGTGTTTGATCAGATCCCTTCCTGATGGAGAATGGGGTTGGCAGCTCGGAGGTGTTGGAAAAAACCCACTTGTCTCCTGGACATGGCTTAGCAATGCGTTCCCTTTCTCAAAGTAGCAACTCATCGGGGAAATTACATCGTCTGGgctcaacaggtatgcaaactaGCCCATGGTTGAGGATCATTTGCACTCAACGTCAAGTCCCCAAAAAACCACAGTGAACATCTTGTATTTTCAGTCTAATTTAAACCTTAAAATTGTAGGATTATTTCAAGGTGACTAATCAATCCCAAGCAGATTTGTGACATTGACTCCTTTGTTCAAAAAGTCAGACGTTCTGGATGTTTTACACAGACTTGTAGAGTTCATACAGCTTGAGTGCTGCTGTTAAAGCGAAAGCAATTCAGTGTTTTTCAATTAAAAACCAAAATGGCTATGATGTTAATATAATTCGTAATGAacaaattatttacaataaaatatgtaaaagaaaaaaaaatcatttgcgGTTTTAGACGTTTGGACCCCACTGTAAATCCTGAACACAATTATATGAACAATTTATGAACCTCCAGAAACTTTTTTCCCTGATATTTCTTATGATTGCTGTTCAGGTTCAGAGCGTTTTCTGAACTCGAGAGAGAGCCCGCGACCCAGTGGACAAGACCCCAACCTGTGGACAGTGGAGGACGTTATGCAGTTCATCAGAGACATTGACCCACAACTCGGACCCCATGCAGACCTCTTCCGCAAACATGTAAGTGATGAATACAGAGTCCCCGTGGGTCCCTAAAAAAGATGTaggatttaattaaaatgaatgctgCATATGCAAAGTTGCTTCCAAAATACTCCTAATGAATTATCAttctttatactttttattttgtaatttgttgcatacttgtttataattaaaaaccTGGTCGATTCATTAATTTAAAGATGAAATAGTGTCTCAAGAAAACATTTTGGGACATATAGATTTTGCGTCCAGTATCCTATTACACGTAAAGGATGTTCTGTCTTATTGTTTGTGCAATAAAACGCTAAACATTGTCTTGTTTGCATGATACTCTTCTGTTGCAGGAAATTGACGGCAAAGCTCTTCTCCTGCTCCGCAGTGATGTCATGATGAAATATATGGGGCTGAAGTTGGGTCCTGCCCTTAAACTCACCTTTCACATAGACCGACTGAAACAGGGCCGTTGAACTTTCTTTGTGGCACTTGAATGGGTTACAGCCTTTACCCCTTCCAAGCACATTTCAAGATGCATGGCATGCTGGGATCTTTGTGTCCCCCAGTACTGTAGCAGGTGTCGGAAAGCTTTCAAGCTCCGCCCATATCTTTTACCTTCCTTTTGTTCAGTAGTCCGTTTCTCCAGGTTTGAAtgcattctgttattaattatagCACTGTTACgatctgtttttatgactgataTCCTTGCGGTTGTTCTCACATTACATGACGGTTCCAGTACCGTATCAGAACATTTCACATGTTCAGACTTTACTGAAGCAGTGAAGTGGACAGTATAAAGGCCGTTTTGAGGCCTTGTTTTTATgacatacatttaattatatatttttcacccTACATCAAGTAAGGGTGTTTTGTATGGCTTTTTTATACAAGACTGATTTTCTTCAATAAACTCCAGATAAACACTAGATCTCCCCCATCATGCCAGGAATCACTCCTGACTGACACCTCAGAGACCATTACTCATCCTCCATACTTTATACACGTAACGTGTTTAGGAATTAAGATGCGGTCACACCAGACTTAGTGCATGCAAAATTACCTGAGAACAAATTAGGCCAACAGGATATGATGTCACTCTCTGTACCATCTTTTTGAATCTATTGTaactgacaaatatatatattctttttaattttttgcgTTGCACTTGGCCAAAAGATCAATCTTTGACATTTAGATCCTCTGTTTGTCAAATGTCTTGTCATACCAATaagcagttcaaaacaaagcacacTTTTTAGTTAACTTGCATTCATGTGTTCAGATGCATATGACAGGAAGTCTAGTATGACCGCACCTACTGCTACATACTGCTATTATACACTCTGCCTGTGTTTTATATCGTGTTGTTTACACTGTCTTTGTTGTTTGTACTTTTTACACAATCTTGTAGAGTGCATACGTTGACAGCGTTATACTCTAAGCTTCAATTAAAAAATATGGAGCTTTtcttctgttgtttgttttttgttcatctGTCTTTGCCTCAAATCTTAGTTAAATGATGAAGGAATTTCTATAGAAAGCATAATGTTTTATTGCAAAAAATGGCTTTATTAGAAACTTAAACTTAGATGTAAGaagtaaaattacaaaaatttggATTTTAAACCAATTCAATCTCAACTTTAGCAACTAAGGctttacatttcctgaa encodes:
- the LOC128030503 gene encoding polycomb protein SCMH1 isoform X2, encoding MKKPIPQKAIEWKDGKRIKHARSGRPSRVPSQYQGHFSWEKYLKETGAVAAPPHCFRQSTSPPVNEFKAGMKLEAQDPRNTTSTCIATVVALTGSRLRLRLDGSDNKNDFWRLVDSSEIQPIGNCEKNGGMLQPPLGFRLNASSWPMFLLKTLNGAEMAPARIFHKQEPPAPEQNSFQVGMKLEAVDRKNPHFICPATVGALRGVEVLITFDGWRGAFDYYCRYDSRDIFPVGWCALTGDNLQPPGTKVGLPKTIGALSAQPEGGIEGTGMPPTPGRPPPQKKRKPGRKKNKVSGPWGQKGTLGSQTIHPGKELESINIPKKRGPKPGSKLSWAKRTAWLEGTIGGPGRPISKPRGKLPASWSQKVQQNPTDPIKIPKKRGPKPGSKRKPRLGPNPMPTSPSSSTPEPDTSSVPLDNATIPSAALQAPTVCVYLNKYGKVGPHLDARRVQSLPDHFGPGRASSVLQQCVQACVDCAHNQGSVFSCLKPGHGGELISAYFEQQHHTLTLPAVNSVTYVLRFLEKLCHNLHCDPLFGSQPVPVGGVHYDSRMYTERRNFTESLSSGPVRGAKRFLQHDAYNSNSAPHKIAKNHRLSSEDPFLMENGVGSSEVLEKTHLSPGHGLAMRSLSQSSNSSGKLHRLGSTGSERFLNSRESPRPSGQDPNLWTVEDVMQFIRDIDPQLGPHADLFRKHEIDGKALLLLRSDVMMKYMGLKLGPALKLTFHIDRLKQGR
- the LOC128030503 gene encoding polycomb protein SCMH1 isoform X1, with the translated sequence MKKPIPQKVAIEWKDGKRIKHARSGRPSRVPSQYQGHFSWEKYLKETGAVAAPPHCFRQSTSPPVNEFKAGMKLEAQDPRNTTSTCIATVVALTGSRLRLRLDGSDNKNDFWRLVDSSEIQPIGNCEKNGGMLQPPLGFRLNASSWPMFLLKTLNGAEMAPARIFHKQEPPAPEQNSFQVGMKLEAVDRKNPHFICPATVGALRGVEVLITFDGWRGAFDYYCRYDSRDIFPVGWCALTGDNLQPPGTKVGLPKTIGALSAQPEGGIEGTGMPPTPGRPPPQKKRKPGRKKNKVSGPWGQKGTLGSQTIHPGKELESINIPKKRGPKPGSKLSWAKRTAWLEGTIGGPGRPISKPRGKLPASWSQKVQQNPTDPIKIPKKRGPKPGSKRKPRLGPNPMPTSPSSSTPEPDTSSVPLDNATIPSAALQAPTVCVYLNKYGKVGPHLDARRVQSLPDHFGPGRASSVLQQCVQACVDCAHNQGSVFSCLKPGHGGELISAYFEQQHHTLTLPAVNSVTYVLRFLEKLCHNLHCDPLFGSQPVPVGGVHYDSRMYTERRNFTESLSSGPVRGAKRFLQHDAYNSNSAPHKIAKNHRLSSEDPFLMENGVGSSEVLEKTHLSPGHGLAMRSLSQSSNSSGKLHRLGSTGSERFLNSRESPRPSGQDPNLWTVEDVMQFIRDIDPQLGPHADLFRKHEIDGKALLLLRSDVMMKYMGLKLGPALKLTFHIDRLKQGR